The following coding sequences lie in one Clupea harengus chromosome 23, Ch_v2.0.2, whole genome shotgun sequence genomic window:
- the LOC122128712 gene encoding NACHT, LRR and PYD domains-containing protein 1 homolog, translating into MQYRPAGPSMDIKLISGEMQEIHLPHFLCLGGSQSCLKDSVMVLHKQDSGVCLEKCELSRFHARLVNPSFSLLGLFYSLISLLLPGKEEREKQIKIHADVQVYRSSTSPLTFRMYLLPAHPHPRKLLRDQELEEGFRGIRLSKPPPVRPLHENEFYGLHTTPECIRMYPVELDLRFSQIAPNFSEVRIGEAGDFKIELLSSADQQTVWEAEILRADCSWTNPNQSSDNLSAAEFLRRHQADLVQKVKNVNQLADKLLSQGLINTENLSNISAERTEEGKMRCVFKVLESCGERGKRVFITNLQEQHPELLEELGMPPGWGY; encoded by the coding sequence ATGCAGTACAGACCAGCTGGCCCTTCGATGGACATCAAGCTCATCTCAGGAGAGATGCAGGAGATCCACCTGCCACATTTCCTCTGTTTGGGAGGTAGTCAGTCCTGTCTGAAGGATTCTGTGATGGTTCTGCATAAGCAGGacagtggagtgtgtttggagaagtGTGAGCTGAGTCGCTTCCATGCCAGGCTGGTGaacccctccttttctcttcttggaCTTTTCTACTCTTTGATATCGCTCTTGCTTCctgggaaggaggagagggagaagcagatTAAGATCCATGCTGATGTTCAGGTCTATCGGAGTAGCACCTCCCCCCTCACCTTCCGCATGTACCTCCTGCCAGCGCATCCCCATCCCAGAAAGTTATTGAGGGACCAGGAATTGGAGGAAGGTTTCCGAGGCATCAGACTCTCTAAGCCCCCGCCTGTGAGACCGCTGCATGAGAATGAGTTCTATGGTTTACACACAACTCCAGAATGCATCAGAATGTATCCAGTAGAGTTAGACCTCAGATTCAGCCAAATTGCTCCTAACTTCTCAGAGGTTCGCATAGGTGAGGCTGGTGACTTTAAAATAGAGCTGCTCAGCTCTGCAGACCAACAGACAGTCTGGGAAGCAGAGATCTTGAGAGCCGATTGCTCCTGGACCAATCCCAACCAGAGCAGTGACAACCTATCAGCTGCTGAGTTCCTCAGAAGGCACCAGGCAGATCTTGTTCAGAAGGTGAAGAACGTGAACCAGTTAGCAGATAAGCTGCTCTCACAAGGCCTCATCAACACTGAAAATCTTTCAAACATCAGCGCAGAACGCACTGAAGAGGGCaagatgagatgtgtgtttaaGGTCCTGGAGTcttgtggggagagagggaagcgcGTGTTCATCACAAACCTTCAAGAGCAACACCCTGAGCTGCTGGAGGAGTTGGGCATGCCTCCTGGATGGGGATATTAA